From the genome of Streptacidiphilus sp. PB12-B1b:
GGGATCGCATAGCCGCGGCGGGCGACGGTGAAGCCGTGCGGAGAGACGGCGTCGCTCATGGGGCTGGTCCTCTCATCCGATGAATGAATCAGGTGCGCAAATGATCAGTATCTGATCAATTGTGCACAGACTCATCGCCTACCCCGGAGGACCGACACCCAGCGCCCAGAACAAGCCGTGCTCAGAACAGGCCGTCCCACAGCTGCTCCAGCACCACCGACCACCAGGTCTCCGGTGTGGCCAGCGCCGCCGGGTCCAGCGCCAGCAGCTCCGTCTGCAGGTCCACCGTCCAGCGCGCGGCCTGCTCCGGCGTCAGCCCGAAGCGGAACCGCCACAGCCGTCCCAGCGCCGCCATGCAGCGGATGAACTCCGGCAGGCCGGTGTTGACGAAACGCGGCCGCTGCGCCTCCGGACCGGCCGGGTGCGCGGGCGTCCCCAGATCCACCGCCACGATCGCCGCCGTGCCGTACTGCACGCACAGCTGGCGACCGTAGTCGTTGCCCAGCACCAGGTAGGTGCCCGCGTCCGGCCCGGCCGCGATGCCGCGCTCGGCCGCCAGCTCCGCCAGGGTCGGCATCGGACGCCCCGGCTGCGACTGCGCCCAGAAGAACGGACCGAACTCCAGCGGCACCCCGGCCCAGATCAGCGCCGTCGAGACGGCCTCGGGCACGCCCTGCCGGGAGACCGCCTGCGACTCGTGCCGGAACACGTTCTGCGCGCCGAACGCCTGTGCCAGCTCGTCCGCCAGCGCCTGCGGCGCCAGCGGCGGCGAGGGCGGCACCGAGCCCTGGGCGGGCAGCGGCACCCGCTGCGAGCGCTGCGGCGCCGGCCCGGACGCGTGCGTGTGCAGCTCCGTGTGGTGCTCCAGCAGGTGCTGGACGCCGCGCTGCCGGGCCGCCTGGTCCAGCCCGTACGGGGCGATGCTGCTCACCCGCACGTTGGGCCACGCCTCCTGCACCATCCGCCGGCAGTAGCCCGCCGGGAGGTCGCAGCTCTCCAGCTCGGTGTGCAGCTCCAGCACCTGCTCCGGCGGCACGTTCAGCCGCCGGACCTCCTGCAGGATCTGCCACTCCGGGTGCGGCATGCCCAGCGCGGACCGCTGGATGATCTGCTGCTCCGAACCGTCCGGGCCTCGGTAGCGCAGCACCGCCAGGTAGCCCGGCCCGACCGCGGGCACCCCGGGCGGAGGCGTCCCCGGCGACGGCTGCGCCTGCGGGCCCGCCGTCGGCGGGGCGGGCGGCGGCGGGGGCACCGCGCCGGAACCGGCCCGGCCGTCCAGCGCGGGCGCGAACTGCGTCGGGACGTAGCTGTCCCCCGCCGGGACGCCGGAGGCCGGCGTCTGCGGCAGCAGCCCCGGCGGGGGCGGCGGCGGAGGCATGCCCGGACCGGCATGCCCCGAGGACACGGGCCCCGGGGACGCGGCCCCGGACGGCCCCGGATCGGCCAGCAGCCCCGGCGGAGGCGGAGGCGGCGCCCCCGGCCCGGCCGGACGGACGGCAGGCGCGGGCGCATGCGCGGACACCGGCGCGGGCGCGCCGGGC
Proteins encoded in this window:
- a CDS encoding SUKH-4 family immunity protein — protein: MVTYAEAQQRAEEWINEGVPSYQRREVRVREFDLGFVAWAVDRAGGPSSDGGAVRLVISRDGGAVTLWPALPVNDVVRRYEEAYGRPVGATPTRTPAPPDAELAEATSFLLSPPQWLREAGAAAIAAEAAGLPLGAGAGREPHGAGAGPEPHGAGAGPEAHRQAVEEPSLLVAPPVSDGPPGDVPTMLAPPDAPAGRAPGGPGGPGVQGGPGVPGIQGGPGVPGVPGGQGGPGGPGGPVDGERRPPVYAPPSAQSAYLPPQPPQSSVTPPPAPPRAPEAQAPQPQQAPPHTPQPPYVPQPPYVPQQAQAPQQAHAPQPGRSPQSVGGPGTPPPPPPGFIPVQPGGAGLDHAPTMLAQPGSLPPVPPGAPAPVSAHAPAPAVRPAGPGAPPPPPPGLLADPGPSGAASPGPVSSGHAGPGMPPPPPPPGLLPQTPASGVPAGDSYVPTQFAPALDGRAGSGAVPPPPPAPPTAGPQAQPSPGTPPPGVPAVGPGYLAVLRYRGPDGSEQQIIQRSALGMPHPEWQILQEVRRLNVPPEQVLELHTELESCDLPAGYCRRMVQEAWPNVRVSSIAPYGLDQAARQRGVQHLLEHHTELHTHASGPAPQRSQRVPLPAQGSVPPSPPLAPQALADELAQAFGAQNVFRHESQAVSRQGVPEAVSTALIWAGVPLEFGPFFWAQSQPGRPMPTLAELAAERGIAAGPDAGTYLVLGNDYGRQLCVQYGTAAIVAVDLGTPAHPAGPEAQRPRFVNTGLPEFIRCMAALGRLWRFRFGLTPEQAARWTVDLQTELLALDPAALATPETWWSVVLEQLWDGLF